Sequence from the Balnearium lithotrophicum genome:
AGTTAGCTAACGTTTTTAGTTAAAAATTATCGTTCCCAGAAATTGGAGTTTTTGGCTAAGTACTTTTTCAGTACCCTTTTCAATTTATCGTAAAAAAGTATATCTTCCTGCCTTTCGATACAGACACTCAATAATAAGAGCAATTGAATCTTTTCCAAAACCTTTTTAAAGTATTTTCAGAAACCCTGGCTATAAAAGATGCCTTTCTAACATTCCAATCCAAATTACGAATCTAGTCTGTAAGAATAACACCTATTACAGGACAATTAGCTGGCAGGGAAACTTTAATAGGAATAATTACCAACTTGTTATTTTCAATTTTTAACTCCCCTTCCGTATCAGGACAGAACCTAATTTTTTTAGCAAACGCTGAAGGAATTCTTACAGCCAAAC
This genomic interval carries:
- a CDS encoding AbrB/MazE/SpoVT family DNA-binding domain-containing protein, with amino-acid sequence MWFSKKLPCFLQGILYINQYREVQKWVNSLAVRIPSAFAKKIRFCPDTEGELKIENNKLVIIPIKVSLPANCPVIGVILTD